A genomic region of Aeropyrum pernix K1 contains the following coding sequences:
- a CDS encoding cation-translocating P-type ATPase — MEKGRKHEEVEEAHGDYGHVEKEIFMVNGLLSVLGLMLLFLGIQEVSIASLWVITLILSIAAVRELVLERRLTVELLMAIVGFILAYHGIVFEGLIIMLLYSFAETLEAQVEKLALRRLEEAKRLIPKRVRVVRDGSIEEVDASQVKPGDVVLVRKGEAVPVDGVLLDTGVFDLRLITGESEPVTVEGGRAIESGAINVGQPVKVKAVKSPLESTIQRIVSSALELLREKGATQRLIDRLAPYMIVIVIGAFIAAYITLGPEKSVVLLLAGCPSAFIIASSAATSYSIATLATRGIVARGGRSLEAAGKIKAVVLDKTGTITMGTLKPSRVVVLRGAASQDGLLNLVAAAASTSLHPLSIAIARRWRPMGNVEKVEEVPGRGLRAVVSGRTLLLGSERFLEEEVGYRPENPCVDEVPVFAHVDGTTLAICMSEEVDEKTKAAINEMKRMGLNLVLASGDRRNKVEKIARELGIDEYHAELKPEDKLEIVSKVREKYDPVSMIGDGVNDLEALAASDLGVAVGNIDAVRNLADAVLVNGVADAPRLYRMGRSYLAGLKAGLVAATIVKLAVIILGIGGSIPLWLVALLGDDGSTIIGSVAAVAVILLTYRG, encoded by the coding sequence GTGGAGAAGGGCCGTAAGCATGAAGAGGTAGAGGAGGCTCATGGGGATTACGGCCATGTTGAGAAGGAGATTTTCATGGTAAACGGATTGCTAAGCGTGCTTGGCCTCATGCTATTGTTCCTAGGCATCCAGGAGGTCTCCATAGCTTCTCTATGGGTAATAACCCTTATACTATCAATAGCGGCTGTCCGAGAGCTGGTTCTGGAGAGGAGGCTCACAGTCGAGCTCCTAATGGCTATAGTGGGCTTCATACTTGCATACCACGGGATAGTGTTTGAAGGACTCATAATAATGCTGCTCTACAGCTTCGCCGAGACTCTTGAGGCGCAGGTAGAGAAGCTGGCTCTCCGCAGGCTCGAAGAGGCTAAGAGGCTGATACCGAAGAGGGTCAGGGTCGTCCGGGACGGGTCTATAGAAGAGGTGGATGCCTCGCAGGTAAAGCCTGGAGATGTTGTTCTAGTCAGGAAAGGCGAGGCGGTTCCAGTTGATGGAGTTCTCCTAGATACCGGAGTATTCGACCTCAGGCTCATTACGGGGGAGAGCGAGCCGGTTACTGTGGAAGGAGGGAGGGCTATAGAGAGTGGTGCGATAAACGTTGGCCAGCCTGTTAAGGTTAAGGCTGTGAAGAGCCCTCTTGAGTCGACCATACAGAGGATAGTCTCCAGCGCTCTCGAGCTTCTTAGGGAGAAGGGGGCCACTCAGAGGCTTATAGATAGGCTTGCTCCCTACATGATAGTAATCGTCATAGGAGCGTTTATAGCGGCTTACATAACCCTTGGGCCGGAGAAAAGCGTAGTCCTACTACTAGCAGGATGTCCAAGCGCGTTTATAATAGCTAGCTCGGCAGCGACAAGCTACTCTATAGCAACCCTGGCGACAAGAGGCATAGTAGCAAGAGGAGGTAGAAGTCTAGAGGCTGCGGGCAAGATAAAGGCGGTAGTCCTGGATAAAACGGGCACAATTACAATGGGCACGCTGAAGCCTTCAAGAGTCGTGGTACTAAGAGGGGCGGCGAGCCAGGACGGACTTCTCAACCTGGTAGCTGCAGCAGCTTCAACCAGCCTACACCCCTTGAGCATAGCAATAGCGAGGCGTTGGAGGCCTATGGGTAATGTGGAGAAGGTGGAGGAAGTTCCTGGACGGGGACTGAGGGCTGTCGTCTCAGGTAGGACGCTCCTACTAGGGTCGGAGAGGTTCTTAGAGGAGGAGGTGGGATACAGGCCGGAGAACCCCTGTGTAGATGAGGTTCCAGTGTTCGCCCACGTGGACGGGACAACCTTGGCTATCTGTATGAGTGAGGAAGTGGACGAGAAGACCAAAGCAGCCATAAATGAGATGAAGAGGATGGGGCTAAATCTTGTGCTAGCGAGCGGTGATAGGAGGAATAAGGTGGAGAAGATTGCCAGAGAGCTCGGTATCGATGAATACCATGCCGAGCTCAAGCCCGAAGACAAGCTAGAGATAGTCAGTAAGGTAAGGGAGAAATATGATCCCGTCTCCATGATAGGTGATGGAGTCAACGACCTCGAAGCTCTAGCGGCGAGTGATCTGGGGGTTGCCGTGGGCAACATTGATGCTGTAAGAAACCTTGCTGACGCAGTCCTTGTTAACGGAGTTGCAGACGCCCCGAGGCTCTACAGGATGGGCAGGTCATACCTGGCAGGCCTGAAGGCAGGCCTCGTGGCAGCTACCATAGTAAAGCTCGCGGTGATCATACTGGGTATTGGCGGTTCAATACCACTGTGGCTCGTGGCACTACTGGGCGACGACGGAAGCACTATCATAGGCAGTGTAGCCGCTGTAGCCGTGATACTCCTCACGTATAGGGGCTGA
- a CDS encoding pyridoxal phosphate-dependent aminotransferase: MDNPANPLDREFLTEGEAAPGLPVFCLERWQSTLENSAKYLLSESGVEPPAAEMLTELGVDLDVRSAVLGYGWTLGEPGLRESVASVYYRGLVDSEQVIITTGSAEANLLSVISLVAPGDRVLFDMPNYMQIHGLLRMRGARILEAWRKREHRWKLDPGLYAELIKREKPRAVFITNPNNPTGSVAGPKALGEIAAEAARTGSILVFDELYRGLEHSTEPAPTVLEPALEQGAHAISVSGLSKVYGLPGLRIGWAAATSRRLRDRMWMVKDYTTISPPKPSEHIAEQILEKGVWKKLAERGRRIVLSNLEILEDLTTRFRTAKLWRPDAGAYALVETTVGDTLSFAYKLYQTHSILVNPGECFKLPGTIRLGLGHENRESFKKSVALTLNFLESFAG; the protein is encoded by the coding sequence GTGGATAACCCTGCAAATCCTTTAGACAGGGAGTTCCTCACAGAGGGGGAGGCTGCCCCCGGCCTGCCCGTCTTCTGCCTGGAGAGGTGGCAGAGTACCCTCGAGAACAGTGCTAAATATCTCCTTAGCGAGAGCGGTGTAGAGCCTCCTGCAGCGGAGATGCTCACCGAGCTGGGAGTAGACCTTGACGTCCGGAGTGCTGTGCTCGGGTACGGGTGGACCCTCGGCGAGCCGGGGCTTAGAGAGAGTGTGGCGAGCGTATACTACAGGGGGCTTGTGGATAGCGAACAAGTGATAATAACCACTGGCTCCGCCGAGGCGAACTTACTCTCGGTTATATCCCTAGTAGCCCCCGGGGACAGGGTTTTATTCGACATGCCCAATTACATGCAGATACACGGTCTCCTCAGGATGAGAGGGGCAAGAATACTGGAGGCGTGGCGTAAGCGGGAGCACCGATGGAAGCTAGACCCAGGCCTCTACGCGGAATTGATAAAGAGAGAGAAGCCCAGGGCTGTCTTCATAACCAACCCAAACAATCCCACCGGCTCTGTCGCCGGCCCCAAGGCTCTGGGCGAGATAGCGGCGGAAGCCGCGAGAACAGGCTCCATACTAGTGTTCGACGAGCTGTACAGGGGCCTAGAGCACTCTACAGAGCCAGCACCGACAGTCCTAGAACCAGCCCTAGAGCAGGGGGCCCACGCGATATCGGTCTCAGGGCTATCGAAAGTCTACGGCCTCCCAGGACTGAGGATAGGATGGGCAGCAGCAACCTCGAGGAGGCTTAGGGATAGAATGTGGATGGTAAAAGACTACACAACAATCTCTCCACCCAAGCCCAGCGAGCACATAGCCGAGCAGATCCTAGAGAAAGGAGTCTGGAAAAAGCTCGCCGAGAGGGGAAGGAGGATAGTCCTCTCCAACCTGGAAATCCTCGAGGACCTCACGACCAGGTTTAGAACGGCCAAGCTGTGGCGTCCGGACGCCGGTGCCTACGCCCTAGTCGAAACTACCGTGGGTGACACGCTGAGCTTCGCATACAAGCTCTACCAAACCCACAGTATACTAGTGAACCCTGGAGAGTGCTTCAAACTACCGGGCACCATCAGACTCGGGTTGGGCCATGAAAACCGGGAATCTTTTAAGAAGTCAGTGGCACTGACACTAAACTTCCTAGAGAGTTTCGCTGGGTGA
- a CDS encoding radical SAM protein codes for MVFHPIDMYGCSGLAGGTQGGGAAGVPNDVKLRWYRIRPPLVKRSGITGWAINFAVGCTHACPFCYVDAINRRYPRRGLEDLITSTGWGGYLAVPTNILEAIKETPWWRWRGREVFMSSAHDPYLPALARWAREILRRALPAGLRIILHTRSILYKRDLRMFEQYRDRIRIHASVATMSRLHRIIEPRAPPPRVRVRVLAEASSRGLSTGASISPILPPNKYNPDVYNDLLAVAEALAEAGVEVVYGESLHKRGDNVMRLSSLLGTDLNLRGWDRHAEKLFYRAIGEYGLRGVWIPEW; via the coding sequence ATGGTATTCCACCCGATAGATATGTACGGGTGTTCTGGCTTAGCCGGCGGTACACAGGGAGGAGGCGCAGCGGGTGTACCGAATGATGTTAAATTACGCTGGTACAGGATAAGGCCCCCTCTAGTCAAGAGGAGCGGCATAACCGGGTGGGCTATAAACTTTGCGGTAGGGTGTACCCACGCATGTCCCTTCTGTTATGTCGACGCCATAAACAGGAGGTATCCCCGGAGGGGGCTTGAGGACCTCATAACTTCTACAGGCTGGGGAGGCTATCTAGCGGTTCCCACTAACATCTTGGAGGCGATAAAGGAGACGCCGTGGTGGAGGTGGCGGGGTAGGGAGGTTTTCATGAGCAGCGCACACGACCCCTACCTGCCAGCATTGGCTCGGTGGGCCCGGGAGATTCTTAGGAGGGCGCTCCCAGCCGGGCTCAGAATAATACTGCACACTAGGAGTATCCTCTACAAGCGCGATCTAAGGATGTTCGAGCAGTATAGAGATAGGATTAGGATCCACGCCTCCGTGGCTACAATGAGCAGGCTTCACAGGATAATCGAGCCAAGAGCCCCTCCTCCCCGTGTAAGGGTTAGAGTTCTGGCCGAGGCTTCCTCGAGAGGCTTGTCTACAGGAGCCTCCATATCACCTATACTCCCTCCAAACAAGTACAACCCCGACGTGTACAATGACCTCCTTGCAGTAGCAGAGGCTCTAGCAGAGGCGGGGGTCGAGGTTGTATACGGGGAGAGCCTCCACAAGAGGGGTGATAACGTGATGAGGCTCTCAAGCCTTCTGGGCACGGATTTGAACCTGAGAGGGTGGGACAGGCATGCCGAGAAGCTCTTCTACAGGGCTATCGGAGAGTACGGATTAAGGGGAGTATGGATTCCCGAGTGGTAG
- a CDS encoding ABC transporter permease, with the protein MAEIIVSTLILTKREIIKWVNRRSVLLVSIITPIFWIALFGKSFNLYNLVQTSDPSLNPAVAEALRTVMAWRLESVFGTQDYFTYVATGMLAVFSLFQSMFGAVGVVFDRRIGYLTRLLASPIPRFSIFASKVLGTLFRITVLSLILLAIAYPLGLHLKPGITIIDLVMAWLVLMLMSLGLSSLFTGMAFNITHQEVLFALANLINLPLMFSSSALFPIDLMPNWLKTVAQVNPITHAADLVRYYLVGKPLEDPVMSIAYLAVLTLFLLAAGYTLAINGVKEA; encoded by the coding sequence ATGGCGGAGATCATCGTATCCACCCTCATCCTAACGAAGAGGGAAATAATCAAGTGGGTTAATCGGAGGTCGGTCCTCCTAGTCAGCATAATCACACCCATCTTCTGGATAGCCCTTTTCGGGAAGAGCTTCAACCTGTACAACCTCGTCCAAACAAGCGATCCCAGTCTAAATCCGGCGGTGGCCGAGGCTCTCAGGACTGTTATGGCCTGGAGGCTCGAGAGCGTTTTTGGGACGCAAGACTACTTTACATACGTTGCAACAGGTATGCTTGCAGTGTTCAGCCTCTTCCAGAGCATGTTCGGGGCTGTGGGGGTCGTCTTCGACAGGAGGATAGGCTATCTAACCAGGCTTCTCGCCTCCCCCATACCCAGGTTCAGCATATTCGCCTCCAAGGTCCTGGGCACGCTGTTCAGGATAACCGTGCTGAGCCTCATACTCCTCGCTATAGCCTATCCCCTAGGGCTTCATCTCAAGCCCGGTATAACCATAATTGACCTCGTAATGGCGTGGCTGGTGCTCATGCTCATGAGCCTAGGCCTCTCATCCCTATTCACAGGCATGGCCTTCAACATAACCCACCAGGAGGTCCTCTTCGCCCTGGCTAACCTCATCAACCTACCACTCATGTTCAGCTCTAGCGCCCTCTTCCCTATAGACCTCATGCCGAACTGGCTCAAAACAGTAGCCCAGGTAAACCCGATCACTCATGCGGCCGACCTTGTGAGATACTACCTTGTGGGGAAGCCGCTGGAAGATCCGGTAATGTCGATAGCTTATCTAGCCGTCCTAACGCTATTCCTGCTGGCGGCTGGCTACACACTGGCCATAAACGGGGTGAAGGAGGCCTGA
- a CDS encoding daunorubicin resistance protein DrrA family ABC transporter ATP-binding protein encodes MESEAMVVAEELVKDYGGFRAVDGVSFRIARGELFSLLGPNGAGKTTTIKMLSTLLRPTSGEAWIAGYSIVREPGNVRRVIGLVPQDLTADDEMSGWDNVYIQARLYGLPSSEARERTREVLDYLDLMEAAHRRVATYSGGMRRKLEIAMSLVHSPKVLFLDEPTLGLDVHSRRSLWRYIEDLKRSAVTILLTTHYMEEAEMLSDRVAIIDRGRIVAEGTPEELKARVKGETVYIELKDPEYTEPLVLALKEKLGLEPSVVEGKVAVRVDRADTLLPELARALNGFPVKAISITRATLEDVFIELTGRTLGGSEEPLDPFRYRRMIRGVR; translated from the coding sequence TTGGAAAGCGAAGCTATGGTAGTGGCTGAGGAGCTTGTGAAAGATTATGGCGGCTTCAGGGCGGTTGACGGAGTGAGCTTTAGGATAGCCAGGGGAGAGCTGTTCTCCCTCCTAGGCCCTAACGGCGCAGGCAAGACTACCACTATAAAGATGCTGAGTACCCTCCTGAGGCCGACAAGCGGCGAGGCTTGGATAGCTGGCTACAGTATAGTGAGGGAGCCGGGAAATGTTAGGAGGGTCATAGGCCTAGTCCCTCAGGACCTGACAGCTGATGATGAGATGAGCGGCTGGGACAACGTGTATATACAGGCGAGGCTCTACGGCCTGCCATCGAGCGAGGCAAGGGAGAGGACTAGGGAGGTCCTCGATTATCTCGACCTTATGGAGGCGGCTCACAGGAGGGTGGCTACATACAGCGGTGGTATGAGGAGAAAGCTTGAGATAGCAATGAGCCTCGTCCACAGCCCTAAGGTCCTCTTCCTGGACGAGCCCACCCTGGGCCTCGACGTCCACTCGAGGAGAAGCCTGTGGAGGTATATCGAGGACCTCAAAAGGAGCGCCGTGACCATACTACTAACCACACACTACATGGAGGAGGCTGAGATGCTCTCAGACAGGGTGGCGATCATAGATAGGGGGAGAATCGTTGCCGAGGGCACTCCAGAAGAGCTGAAGGCTAGAGTTAAGGGAGAGACAGTCTATATCGAGCTGAAGGATCCGGAATACACAGAGCCCCTCGTACTCGCACTGAAAGAGAAACTAGGCCTTGAACCCAGCGTTGTGGAGGGCAAGGTTGCGGTTAGGGTAGACCGGGCTGACACTCTGTTGCCAGAGCTTGCCAGGGCTCTAAACGGCTTTCCTGTGAAGGCCATCAGCATAACCAGGGCGACGCTCGAAGACGTCTTCATAGAACTCACAGGCAGAACCCTAGGAGGGAGCGAAGAGCCCCTGGACCCATTCAGGTACAGGAGGATGATCAGGGGGGTGAGGTGA
- a CDS encoding flavin reductase family protein has protein sequence MRRIGLEALERVLYPVIPVVVTAEHQGRVGGMLAAWWMQASFTPPILAVAIAPERYTYKLVRESGVFAFNLLDFKLVDKAPFLGDVSERLLPGKIREAGLNIVRGEVLGAPLIAEASAAVELELVDVVEAGDHDVFLGEAKAVYTVDDFRGGMWSLETYRPLMYLGRTRRPGPVYRVYLTPRGWERREIEFAGGKLKPLAEKRVRLISRVEEAVKASSSREEAVDAVRRILSEEGLDPSDAEYLVEDALRRAKSYRRRGQSSS, from the coding sequence GTGAGGAGGATTGGCCTGGAAGCTCTGGAACGCGTCCTCTACCCGGTCATACCTGTTGTGGTTACCGCAGAACACCAGGGCCGTGTAGGTGGTATGCTTGCTGCATGGTGGATGCAAGCCTCCTTCACACCCCCTATCCTGGCGGTGGCTATCGCTCCCGAGAGGTATACGTACAAGCTTGTACGTGAGAGCGGGGTATTCGCTTTCAACCTTCTAGACTTCAAGCTCGTAGATAAGGCTCCATTCCTAGGCGACGTGTCTGAGAGGCTACTGCCGGGTAAGATAAGGGAGGCTGGGTTAAACATTGTGAGAGGCGAGGTCCTAGGGGCTCCCCTGATAGCTGAGGCTTCCGCTGCTGTTGAGCTTGAGCTTGTTGATGTCGTTGAGGCGGGTGACCACGACGTATTCCTAGGTGAGGCGAAGGCTGTTTACACCGTCGACGACTTCCGCGGGGGGATGTGGAGCCTGGAAACCTATAGGCCGCTGATGTATCTTGGCAGGACGAGGAGGCCCGGCCCGGTGTACAGGGTATACCTCACTCCCCGGGGGTGGGAGAGAAGGGAGATCGAGTTCGCGGGCGGCAAGCTTAAACCACTGGCCGAGAAGAGGGTACGCCTGATCAGCAGGGTAGAGGAGGCTGTTAAGGCCAGTTCGAGCAGGGAGGAGGCTGTGGACGCCGTAAGAAGAATTCTCTCCGAGGAAGGCCTGGATCCAAGTGACGCGGAGTATCTCGTTGAGGACGCCCTCCGGAGGGCTAAGAGTTACCGGAGAAGGGGGCAGAGCAGCTCTTAG
- a CDS encoding lipoate--protein ligase family protein: protein MGVSVRLMYMRDADPHLFNLPAVLAHAFSSGELDWFEPLLMVMEGFSRPFTYMGYYQDVDREVDLSSMEKYGVELVRRWKLGYGNIFMDRVTGAWALAMPSPLYQEFFKTANEAFDILVGRVFLDTVRKLGVENSYYAPPNDIRVRIDESRSKKLCGTGVDIAGVGGDRSALYFNAFTNLRHPDPELPFKVLKIPREKIIEKGFTDPREYFASIEVDGGRPPKPGEFRDILVETVREVMGVEVVEAGLSKEEKIIWDRYKEMLTSSRFKMRRSTRLFKASMPPGTRYGFAQIKYRKLVQASVAVDSEGIIRAAMITGDFQLIPADADEEIVKAILGFKHSQYGEAADRVRRLVDERGIMIIGASAEEFIKPVFLAAEKALEGGE from the coding sequence GTGGGCGTCTCAGTGAGGCTAATGTACATGAGGGATGCCGACCCCCACCTCTTCAACCTACCAGCGGTGCTAGCTCATGCGTTCTCCTCAGGGGAGCTAGACTGGTTTGAACCGCTACTCATGGTTATGGAAGGGTTTAGCAGGCCCTTCACCTACATGGGCTATTATCAGGATGTCGACAGGGAGGTAGACCTTTCAAGCATGGAGAAGTATGGCGTGGAGCTTGTTAGGAGGTGGAAGCTAGGTTATGGAAACATTTTCATGGACCGTGTAACAGGCGCCTGGGCTCTAGCGATGCCATCCCCCCTTTACCAGGAGTTCTTTAAAACCGCCAACGAAGCCTTCGACATACTTGTCGGCAGGGTGTTTCTCGATACAGTTAGGAAGCTTGGAGTGGAGAACTCGTACTACGCTCCTCCCAACGACATTAGGGTTAGGATAGACGAGAGTAGGAGCAAGAAGCTGTGCGGCACGGGAGTAGATATAGCCGGCGTGGGCGGTGATAGGAGCGCACTCTACTTCAACGCGTTTACGAACCTCCGCCACCCCGATCCCGAGCTGCCCTTCAAGGTCCTCAAGATACCCCGGGAGAAGATAATAGAGAAGGGGTTCACGGATCCTAGGGAGTACTTTGCTTCTATAGAGGTTGACGGGGGCAGGCCTCCAAAGCCTGGTGAGTTCCGCGATATTCTGGTGGAGACAGTCAGAGAGGTTATGGGTGTTGAGGTCGTGGAGGCAGGGCTTTCAAAGGAGGAGAAGATTATATGGGATAGGTATAAGGAGATGCTAACGTCCAGCAGGTTCAAGATGAGGAGGTCCACGAGACTGTTTAAAGCGTCAATGCCGCCCGGTACCCGATACGGCTTTGCCCAGATAAAGTACCGGAAGCTGGTGCAGGCTTCTGTAGCCGTTGACAGCGAGGGCATTATAAGAGCCGCCATGATCACCGGGGACTTCCAGCTGATACCGGCAGATGCTGACGAGGAGATAGTTAAGGCTATACTTGGCTTTAAGCACAGCCAGTATGGCGAGGCTGCTGATAGGGTGAGGAGGCTTGTGGATGAGAGGGGGATTATGATAATAGGGGCTAGCGCAGAGGAGTTTATCAAGCCTGTTTTCTTAGCCGCGGAAAAAGCTTTGGAAGGAGGGGAGTAG
- a CDS encoding dicarboxylate/amino acid:cation symporter produces MSTVFRRYIEIPVLYKIAVGFVLGIIAGIVIGGVMVDLKPLGDLFIRLLKMLVAPIVFFSLAVGAASISASLLGRVGVKIFVYYLFTTAFAITIGLIVANIIQPGRGLELAGEAKEIQVKPPPPISEVLLNIVPTNPFKALAEGNVLQIIFFAIVLGVAVALLRSSRDDRLRSGGETVYRVFDGLAESMYKIVRGVLEYAPIGVFALIGYVVATAGPGVLGPLAVVVITLYIGLAIHVLGVYSLILRLFGFSPLKFFKGALEAMATAFVTRSSSGTLPVTMKVAEEELAIDRRIFSFTLPLGATINMDGTAMYQAVAALFIANTLGIDLSIGQQLSIILAATLASIGTAGVPGAGLIMLAIVLEALGLSLTDPTVALAYGLIAGIDVILDMGRTMVNVTGDLVGTTIVAKTENAVDTKKGVWSR; encoded by the coding sequence TTGTCAACAGTGTTTAGGCGTTACATAGAGATTCCGGTTCTATACAAGATAGCTGTTGGGTTCGTACTCGGGATAATTGCTGGTATCGTTATCGGGGGAGTGATGGTCGATCTCAAGCCCTTGGGCGACCTGTTTATAAGGCTTCTGAAGATGCTAGTGGCCCCCATAGTGTTCTTCAGCCTCGCAGTAGGTGCCGCGAGTATCTCAGCCAGCCTCCTGGGCAGGGTTGGCGTCAAGATATTCGTCTACTACTTGTTCACTACAGCTTTCGCCATAACTATCGGGCTCATTGTGGCCAACATAATCCAGCCTGGCCGCGGGCTGGAGCTGGCTGGGGAGGCGAAGGAGATACAGGTCAAGCCTCCCCCTCCCATTAGCGAGGTCCTCCTAAACATTGTGCCCACGAACCCATTCAAGGCTCTGGCCGAGGGTAACGTGCTGCAGATAATCTTCTTCGCCATAGTCCTGGGAGTGGCTGTAGCGCTGCTGAGGTCCTCGCGGGACGACAGGCTAAGGAGCGGCGGCGAGACTGTCTACAGGGTGTTCGACGGTCTCGCCGAGTCCATGTACAAGATCGTTAGGGGCGTGCTGGAGTACGCTCCCATAGGCGTCTTCGCCCTGATAGGCTATGTCGTGGCCACAGCCGGCCCAGGCGTCCTAGGTCCTCTAGCCGTTGTCGTGATCACCCTCTACATAGGCCTAGCCATACACGTCCTGGGGGTCTACTCGCTGATACTCAGGCTCTTCGGCTTCAGCCCGTTGAAATTCTTCAAGGGAGCGCTGGAGGCGATGGCGACGGCCTTCGTAACAAGGAGCAGCAGCGGCACCCTCCCGGTGACGATGAAGGTTGCGGAGGAGGAGCTGGCAATAGACAGGAGGATATTCAGCTTCACACTCCCCCTCGGCGCCACAATAAACATGGACGGCACGGCCATGTACCAGGCGGTAGCAGCCCTTTTCATAGCAAACACCCTCGGGATAGACCTATCCATAGGCCAGCAGCTCTCGATAATCCTGGCGGCAACACTAGCATCCATAGGCACCGCCGGCGTCCCCGGGGCGGGATTGATAATGCTAGCCATAGTCCTCGAGGCCCTAGGCCTCTCTCTCACCGACCCCACAGTAGCTCTAGCCTATGGCCTCATAGCGGGTATAGACGTCATCCTAGACATGGGCAGGACAATGGTGAACGTTACAGGAGACCTCGTGGGGACTACTATAGTGGCGAAAACCGAGAACGCGGTTGACACTAAAAAGGGAGTATGGTCAAGGTAG
- a CDS encoding MBL fold metallo-hydrolase — protein MPFRVEAWIPIGDLGSVNVYAFTDGASTVLVDSGMFSGKSVYTLLKGLRRVGVDPRSVERIVVTHYHVDHLTGAAILCEALGAELMLARGDLELLLRVGVEEYFRRALELLALAGTPREVLEEIKRYSPAVRVAEAYGAVAELGPKPLGEGDIIEMPGHGDYLVLETPGHTPGHIVLVSHGKREVLLGDTVLPDITPHVSLHSIDSDPLGNYMSSLSRIATETAGYLGLPGHGNPMKDVAARARQLTRHHVERLEEIVYILSRLAGATAFEVAQRVGWSVAGGWRGLPPLGKYLALGETLSHLRRLEVLGVVERLEVEGKLRWRLAVNPLDAASLIKESFRESG, from the coding sequence ATGCCATTTAGGGTCGAGGCTTGGATCCCCATAGGTGATCTCGGGAGCGTCAATGTCTACGCCTTCACAGACGGAGCGTCAACAGTCCTAGTGGACTCTGGAATGTTCTCGGGGAAGAGCGTCTACACGCTTTTGAAGGGGCTTAGGAGGGTTGGAGTGGACCCTCGCTCGGTGGAGAGGATTGTAGTTACCCACTACCATGTAGACCATCTCACGGGGGCTGCTATTTTATGTGAGGCTCTGGGGGCGGAGCTTATGCTTGCGCGGGGCGACCTAGAGCTCCTCCTACGCGTTGGGGTGGAAGAGTATTTCCGAAGGGCCCTAGAGTTGCTAGCCCTAGCCGGGACTCCCAGGGAGGTTCTCGAGGAGATAAAGAGGTACTCGCCCGCCGTCAGGGTGGCTGAGGCTTATGGTGCTGTGGCAGAGCTGGGCCCAAAGCCTTTGGGGGAGGGTGATATCATTGAGATGCCGGGTCACGGGGATTATCTTGTGCTGGAGACTCCTGGCCACACGCCAGGCCACATAGTCCTGGTCTCTCATGGAAAGAGGGAGGTTCTGTTAGGCGATACTGTGCTCCCAGACATAACGCCGCACGTGTCCCTGCACAGCATAGATTCCGACCCCCTGGGGAACTACATGTCTAGCCTTTCCAGGATAGCGACTGAGACGGCTGGCTACCTTGGGCTCCCGGGCCACGGCAACCCTATGAAGGATGTGGCAGCTAGGGCTAGGCAGCTTACGAGGCACCACGTGGAGAGGCTTGAAGAGATTGTATACATACTTAGCAGGTTGGCTGGCGCGACCGCCTTCGAGGTCGCACAAAGAGTCGGGTGGAGCGTGGCTGGGGGTTGGAGAGGCCTTCCTCCTCTTGGCAAGTATCTCGCCCTCGGCGAGACTCTTTCACACCTAAGGAGGCTAGAGGTCCTGGGAGTTGT